One segment of Paramagnetospirillum magnetotacticum MS-1 DNA contains the following:
- a CDS encoding heavy metal translocating P-type ATPase, whose protein sequence is MSEAKSCCTSKCCGGGASAALPTAALQPPRPGKSRAFRITGMCCVEEMRTLKAAVGPLAGGDERLSFDLLNGKMIVRADIDADAVIAAVSRTGMRAEPWERTSVAERDKANSSRRLLQAVLAGLSGGAALLGLILDQAVKVPLPAQIAEAVAVAVGLWMVLPKALHAFRSLRPDMNLLMSVAVFGAMALGDWMEAATVSALFALSLALESWSAERARRAIASLMELTPPMARVKGTDGAESLAAPEDVPVGAVFVVLPGERIPLDGRVLVGESMVDQAPITGESVPVLKSVGTEVFAGTINADGVLEVQNLKPAGETTLAKVARLVEEAQGKRSKVERWVDRFAAIYTPVVLAGAVAVAVLPPLALGLDWSEWIYRSLVLLVISCPCALVISTPLTVVAAMASAARAGVLVKGGEYLETASRLSAIAFDKTGTVTLGRPGVERVMALDGGDEGRILRLAAALEARSTHPLGRAILDHAAAGGIAPPPAESVQSLPGKGMCGVVDGEAVWLGSHRYAMERGAETPAVREAALALAEGGRSVVAVGDAAGVRGLIALSDPIRPEAATALAGLRRAGVGKLIMLTGDNAATGERVAAALGFDLVLAELLPEDKSEAMDDLARQFGTVAMVGDGVNDAPAMARSSLGIAMGAAGTDTAIETSDLALMSDDLTRLAWLIGHSRRMMTVIRQNIGFAITLKAVFMVLAILDIATLWGAIAADMGAALLVAFNGLRLLKAGATQRSEDGMGLSSSSNTLKQRLA, encoded by the coding sequence ATGTCGGAAGCCAAATCTTGCTGCACCAGCAAATGTTGCGGCGGGGGCGCGTCAGCGGCTCTTCCCACTGCGGCGCTCCAGCCGCCTCGGCCGGGTAAGTCCCGGGCCTTCCGCATCACCGGCATGTGCTGCGTCGAGGAGATGCGGACGCTGAAGGCGGCCGTCGGCCCGCTGGCCGGAGGGGACGAGCGCCTGAGCTTCGATCTGCTCAACGGCAAGATGATTGTCCGGGCCGATATCGACGCCGACGCGGTGATCGCCGCCGTTTCGCGCACGGGAATGAGGGCGGAGCCGTGGGAACGCACCAGCGTGGCCGAGCGCGACAAGGCCAATTCCTCGCGCCGGTTGCTTCAGGCGGTTCTGGCGGGGCTCAGCGGCGGCGCCGCGCTGCTGGGGCTGATTCTCGACCAGGCGGTCAAAGTGCCGCTCCCCGCCCAGATCGCCGAGGCCGTGGCCGTGGCGGTGGGCTTGTGGATGGTGCTGCCCAAGGCACTGCATGCCTTTCGCTCGCTGCGGCCGGACATGAATTTGTTGATGAGTGTCGCGGTCTTCGGTGCCATGGCACTGGGGGACTGGATGGAGGCGGCTACCGTTTCGGCGCTGTTCGCGCTGTCCCTGGCGCTGGAGAGCTGGAGCGCCGAGCGCGCTCGCCGGGCTATCGCCTCGCTGATGGAACTCACCCCGCCCATGGCGCGGGTAAAGGGAACCGACGGAGCCGAATCCCTGGCGGCGCCAGAGGATGTACCCGTGGGGGCCGTCTTCGTCGTGCTGCCGGGTGAACGCATTCCCCTGGACGGCCGCGTCCTGGTGGGCGAAAGCATGGTGGATCAGGCGCCGATCACCGGGGAAAGCGTGCCGGTGCTGAAAAGCGTGGGCACGGAGGTTTTCGCGGGCACCATCAATGCCGACGGCGTCTTGGAGGTGCAAAACCTTAAACCGGCCGGTGAAACCACCCTGGCCAAGGTGGCCCGGCTGGTGGAGGAGGCCCAGGGCAAGCGATCCAAGGTGGAGCGCTGGGTCGATCGCTTCGCCGCGATCTATACCCCCGTCGTCCTGGCCGGTGCCGTGGCGGTGGCGGTGCTGCCGCCGCTGGCGCTCGGCCTGGACTGGTCCGAATGGATCTACCGCTCCTTGGTGTTGCTGGTCATTTCATGCCCCTGCGCCCTGGTGATCTCGACGCCGCTGACGGTGGTGGCCGCCATGGCCTCGGCGGCGCGGGCCGGTGTGCTGGTCAAGGGCGGGGAATATCTTGAAACGGCGTCGCGGCTGTCCGCCATCGCCTTCGACAAGACGGGAACCGTGACTTTGGGCCGCCCCGGTGTCGAACGGGTGATGGCGCTGGACGGCGGCGACGAGGGCCGCATCTTGCGGCTTGCGGCGGCGCTGGAGGCGCGCAGCACCCACCCGCTGGGCCGGGCCATCCTCGATCACGCCGCCGCCGGGGGCATTGCTCCGCCTCCGGCTGAATCCGTCCAGTCCCTGCCCGGCAAGGGGATGTGCGGGGTCGTCGACGGCGAGGCGGTGTGGCTGGGCTCCCATCGTTACGCGATGGAGCGGGGTGCCGAGACGCCTGCCGTGCGCGAGGCGGCCCTGGCCTTGGCGGAAGGGGGGCGGTCGGTGGTGGCGGTGGGGGATGCCGCCGGGGTACGCGGGCTGATCGCCCTGTCCGATCCCATTCGTCCGGAAGCCGCGACGGCGCTGGCGGGCCTACGCCGGGCCGGGGTGGGCAAACTGATCATGCTGACCGGAGACAACGCCGCCACCGGCGAGCGGGTGGCCGCTGCCCTGGGCTTCGATCTCGTCCTGGCGGAACTGCTGCCCGAGGACAAAAGCGAGGCCATGGACGATCTCGCCCGGCAATTCGGAACCGTCGCCATGGTGGGAGACGGAGTCAACGACGCCCCCGCCATGGCCCGGTCGTCCCTGGGCATCGCCATGGGGGCCGCCGGAACCGATACCGCCATCGAAACCTCGGATCTGGCGCTGATGTCCGACGATCTGACCCGGTTGGCCTGGCTCATCGGCCATTCCCGCCGGATGATGACGGTCATCCGCCAGAATATCGGTTTCGCCATCACCCTGAAGGCGGTGTTCATGGTGCTGGCGATTTTGGACATCGCGACCCTGTGGGGAGCCATCGCGGCGGATATGGGAGCGGCCCTTCTGGTGGCCTTCAATGGATTGCGCTTGCTGAAGGCCGGCGCTACTCAGAGGTCCGAGGACGGCATGGGTTTATCCTCGTCGTCGAATACCTTGAAACAGAGGCTTGCCTAG
- a CDS encoding ABC transporter ATPase has protein sequence MAIKADPPLIRRATPMLTWTAQGRSIVKPRNDSYADGDRLRWRQNEDRLRLARIPNGLLAAVSDGAGGAGLFCGPWAETLVSRLPKTPIAGVNALNQWMDGFCLGFRSEYAALSKATPARHSKFIREGSFATLAAGWLVHRLGRVRLRWMGYGDSQMMVFDRTGRQPVLAACYPASLSALDRAPLLLNWKDLPHDSGFHAGEMVLPDRATVVLASDGIGQYLLLRTLAGQPRPAAAAGLVGEFQRLSGTGESKLGKAARAHRATPGPGLSAELTALRDCLKSDQAFAEQVRALCGKGLLANDDCTLIMIDVDLARSR, from the coding sequence ATGGCGATCAAGGCTGATCCGCCCTTGATCCGGCGCGCTACCCCCATGCTCACTTGGACAGCCCAGGGCCGCTCGATCGTCAAGCCCCGCAACGACAGCTATGCCGATGGCGACAGGCTGCGGTGGCGGCAAAACGAAGACCGGCTACGGCTGGCCCGGATTCCCAACGGCCTGCTGGCCGCCGTCTCCGACGGAGCCGGAGGGGCGGGGCTGTTCTGCGGCCCCTGGGCCGAAACGCTGGTGAGCCGTCTGCCCAAGACCCCCATCGCTGGGGTGAATGCGCTGAACCAGTGGATGGACGGGTTCTGCCTGGGCTTTCGCTCGGAATATGCCGCCTTGTCCAAAGCCACTCCCGCCCGGCACAGCAAATTCATCCGGGAAGGCTCGTTCGCCACGCTGGCGGCCGGCTGGCTCGTCCATCGCCTGGGCCGGGTCCGGCTGCGATGGATGGGCTATGGCGACAGCCAGATGATGGTGTTCGACCGCACCGGCCGCCAGCCTGTCCTGGCGGCCTGTTATCCAGCCTCGTTGTCGGCGCTGGACCGTGCGCCCCTCTTGCTCAACTGGAAGGATCTGCCGCACGATTCCGGATTCCATGCCGGGGAAATGGTATTGCCGGATCGGGCGACGGTGGTGCTGGCGTCGGACGGGATCGGCCAGTATCTGCTGCTGCGGACCCTGGCCGGTCAGCCCCGCCCCGCGGCGGCGGCGGGGCTGGTGGGAGAATTCCAGCGGCTGTCTGGCACCGGCGAGAGCAAGCTTGGCAAGGCCGCCCGTGCCCATCGCGCCACGCCGGGGCCCGGCCTGTCCGCCGAGCTGACGGCCCTGCGCGATTGCCTCAAATCCGATCAAGCCTTCGCCGAGCAGGTCCGCGCCCTGTGCGGCAAGGGGCTGCTGGCCAATGACGATTGCACGTTGATCATGATCGACGTCGATCTTGCCCGGTCCCGGTGA
- the dmeF gene encoding CDF family Co(II)/Ni(II) efflux transporter DmeF codes for MHVHNLSSWQHSHHFQSGLEASAERRTKIVVALTIAMMVAEIAAGTIFNSMALLADGWHMSTHAGALGIAAFAYAFARSHADDQRFTFGTGKVGTLGGFTSAIILCMVALLMVWESANRLMTVQAIAFDEALMVAVIGLVVNVVSAGILGGHGLGDDHDHCGHHHDHDHHRDHHDHNLQAAYIHVLADVLTSVLAIAALLLGKYLGWWWMDPMMGLVGAAVIGKWAWGLLRKTGSVLLDHSDDRELPEEVRAAIEGDADNRLSDLHLWQIGPGHWGAIVSLVTRTPREPGHYKTLLAEVHELSHVTVEVHPCDGASCG; via the coding sequence ATGCATGTACACAATCTGTCGTCATGGCAACACAGCCACCATTTCCAATCGGGCCTGGAAGCATCCGCCGAACGCCGGACCAAGATCGTGGTGGCTCTGACCATCGCCATGATGGTGGCCGAGATCGCGGCTGGCACGATCTTCAACTCCATGGCACTGCTGGCCGACGGCTGGCATATGTCCACCCATGCAGGCGCCTTGGGAATCGCCGCCTTCGCCTATGCCTTCGCCCGCAGTCACGCCGACGACCAGCGCTTTACCTTCGGCACCGGCAAGGTCGGGACGCTGGGCGGCTTTACCAGCGCCATTATCCTTTGCATGGTGGCGCTGCTGATGGTGTGGGAATCGGCAAACCGCCTGATGACGGTCCAAGCCATCGCCTTCGACGAGGCCCTGATGGTCGCCGTCATTGGGTTGGTCGTCAACGTGGTCAGCGCCGGGATCTTGGGCGGACACGGCCTCGGCGACGACCATGATCACTGCGGCCACCACCACGATCACGACCATCATCGCGACCATCACGACCACAATCTCCAGGCCGCCTATATCCATGTCCTGGCAGACGTCCTCACCTCGGTGTTGGCCATCGCCGCCCTGCTGCTGGGGAAATATCTGGGGTGGTGGTGGATGGATCCCATGATGGGATTGGTCGGGGCCGCCGTCATCGGCAAATGGGCCTGGGGCTTGCTGCGCAAGACCGGTTCGGTCTTGCTGGATCACAGCGACGACCGGGAGCTGCCGGAGGAAGTCCGCGCCGCCATCGAGGGCGATGCCGACAACCGGCTGTCCGATCTTCATCTCTGGCAGATCGGGCCGGGCCATTGGGGGGCCATCGTCTCACTGGTGACCCGCACCCCGCGCGAGCCGGGCCATTACAAGACGCTGCTGGCCGAGGTTCACGAACTCAGCCATGTCACGGTGGAGGTCCATCCCTGCGACGGGGCGTCTTGCGGCTAA
- the mamX gene encoding magnetosome protein MamX, which translates to MSSKAVTHPNIAVWIMALGIAFSMALVLTAVFNANPWEDHTYDLAPPIVAGMPAPHRDGREKMVCSSCHIVTPPAIGTGPGSGTLPIVQGTPAPHVDGREKMPCASCHTIVKKGSVAKGAKAAPLPAAVTPGMPLPEAVSVALAVAPAPAAVPLGNEAHERMVPFRYQGKVVSIAGAGARSVWGDIYIQINDGINPPIWIDLAPRWYLQAEGCVVRPGMFVKGTAFRDPTQAAAGLDYAMSVMANGEICALRDNHLNGLWANAGGMDAEER; encoded by the coding sequence GTGAGCAGTAAGGCCGTTACACATCCCAATATCGCGGTTTGGATCATGGCGCTGGGCATTGCCTTCAGCATGGCCCTGGTTCTGACCGCCGTGTTCAACGCCAATCCCTGGGAGGACCACACCTACGATCTGGCCCCGCCCATCGTCGCCGGAATGCCCGCCCCCCATCGCGACGGCCGCGAGAAGATGGTCTGCTCCAGCTGCCACATCGTCACCCCCCCGGCCATCGGCACCGGACCGGGATCGGGAACCCTGCCCATCGTCCAGGGAACCCCGGCGCCCCATGTGGACGGCCGCGAAAAAATGCCCTGCGCCAGCTGCCACACCATCGTGAAGAAAGGCAGCGTCGCCAAGGGCGCCAAGGCGGCGCCGCTTCCGGCTGCGGTCACACCGGGCATGCCCCTGCCCGAGGCGGTGAGCGTGGCCCTGGCGGTGGCTCCGGCCCCCGCCGCCGTCCCCCTGGGCAACGAAGCCCACGAACGGATGGTGCCCTTCCGCTATCAGGGCAAGGTCGTGAGCATCGCCGGAGCCGGAGCCCGCTCGGTCTGGGGCGACATCTACATCCAGATCAACGACGGCATCAATCCGCCCATCTGGATCGACCTGGCCCCGCGCTGGTATCTGCAGGCCGAGGGCTGCGTGGTTCGTCCCGGCATGTTCGTCAAGGGCACCGCCTTCCGCGATCCGACCCAAGCCGCCGCAGGACTGGATTACGCCATGAGCGTCATGGCCAACGGCGAAATCTGCGCCTTGCGCGACAATCACCTCAACGGCCTTTGGGCGAATGCGGGAGGCATGGATGCCGAGGAACGCTGA
- a CDS encoding MerR family transcriptional regulator: protein MTLQPFNIGGLSRQTGVNIETIRYYEKIGMLPPPARSQGGFRQYEDHHIQRLRFIRRGRDLGFSIDSIRALLTLAERPDSPCEGADQMVLLHLDEVERKIADLTLLRDELRKMKNCCGQVVAQCQIIGSLTAPGSAQQDAI from the coding sequence ATGACGCTTCAGCCCTTCAATATCGGCGGCCTCAGCCGGCAGACCGGCGTCAACATCGAAACCATCCGCTACTACGAGAAGATCGGGATGCTGCCGCCGCCGGCACGAAGCCAGGGCGGATTTCGGCAATATGAGGACCACCATATTCAGCGGCTCCGCTTCATTCGCCGGGGCCGCGATCTGGGCTTTTCCATCGATTCCATCCGTGCCCTGCTGACTCTGGCCGAACGACCCGATTCCCCGTGCGAAGGCGCCGATCAGATGGTTCTCCTCCATCTTGACGAGGTGGAACGCAAAATTGCCGACCTCACCCTTTTGCGCGACGAATTGCGGAAGATGAAGAATTGCTGCGGACAGGTGGTCGCCCAATGCCAGATCATCGGCTCGCTGACCGCCCCCGGCTCCGCACAGCAGGACGCTATATGA
- a CDS encoding YnfA family protein has protein sequence MWAIPTYLLAAFAEIGGCFAFWAWLRLGKSPFWLAPGMASLALFAWALTRVDADFAGRAYAAYGGIYILSSLVWMWAVEESPPDRWDVLGAAFCLAGALVIIFAPRGE, from the coding sequence ATGTGGGCCATTCCGACATACCTTCTGGCCGCTTTCGCCGAGATCGGCGGTTGCTTCGCGTTCTGGGCCTGGCTCCGGCTGGGCAAATCGCCCTTCTGGCTGGCTCCGGGGATGGCCAGTCTGGCCCTGTTCGCCTGGGCCTTGACCCGGGTCGATGCCGATTTCGCCGGTCGCGCCTATGCGGCCTATGGCGGCATCTACATTTTGTCGTCGTTGGTGTGGATGTGGGCGGTGGAAGAGAGCCCGCCGGACCGGTGGGACGTTCTGGGCGCCGCCTTCTGCCTGGCGGGCGCCCTGGTGATTATTTTCGCCCCCCGCGGCGAGTGA
- a CDS encoding Fur family transcriptional regulator, which translates to MISRIEQRCIDKNMKMTGQRRVIARVLSESSDHPDVEEVYRRAAEIDPHISIATVYRTVRLFEETAILKRHDFGDGRARYEEADGDHHDHLIDLKTGKVIEFSSEEIESLQKEIATRYGYRVVGHRLELFGVPLAANETAD; encoded by the coding sequence ATGATTTCTCGAATCGAACAACGTTGCATCGACAAGAACATGAAGATGACCGGCCAGCGCCGGGTCATCGCCCGCGTCCTGTCCGAGTCCTCCGACCATCCGGATGTGGAGGAAGTTTACCGCCGGGCGGCCGAGATCGATCCCCATATCAGCATCGCCACGGTCTATCGCACCGTGCGGCTGTTCGAGGAAACCGCCATCTTGAAGCGGCATGATTTCGGCGACGGCCGCGCCCGCTACGAAGAAGCTGACGGTGATCACCACGATCACCTGATCGACCTGAAAACCGGCAAGGTCATCGAATTCTCCAGCGAGGAGATCGAATCCCTGCAAAAGGAAATCGCCACGCGCTACGGCTACCGGGTCGTGGGCCACCGCCTGGAGCTGTTCGGAGTTCCGCTGGCCGCCAACGAAACCGCCGACTGA
- the mamZ gene encoding magnetosome biogenesis transporter MamZ — translation MPRNAEAPAKGTTAADFAPTQWNIIYLLMTVGALMAALSISIQPLLLDKIFGIAFEKEGAVNADIQVVAEIVSIVCVGWFGLLSDRIGRVRIIALGFLIAVVGAAVSLLSLQVGLAFGAAGLVLFYLTRVLLTVGADTVQLQLSTLVGDVSSRANRPRLMGNLVFMMVFGGTMLAAIVMQMADYPGGVFLIMCLPLLAGIAGFQLTRRNLRDVAPPQPASGDDEHPLRQVWTVITSDPRMQLAFAAAFYTRADVIILSLFFSLWCISVSDLVGVTRTFATAHAAVMIGLLGLAVLAAVPLWRSFIERHSRISAIGASLSLAALGYIWLGMFANPFNWLVALPLLMVGIGHAGCFVTLQVLTVDASPKPILGAMVGAGYLVGGLGTVMLVQSGGYYFDALGPRAPFILMGTGKMLVTLYAAWLLANGIDETCDHHLKSARTVDWKPLVFLTAALPFVWLVGRSVIEGYISNGSLGEAPVGFVNRYLGDWAFTFLIISLAMRPVQEITGIKTLAKYRRMIGLFAFFYAVMHVLAYIALEWALNLGDMMGDIYKRPFILLGLVAFALLIPLAFTSANSQIKRIGGKRWKKLHSATYVINALVALHFILAANHENGEPYVYAAAVIVLLWYRFHQWRGGNVLRALRIG, via the coding sequence ATGCCGAGGAACGCTGAGGCTCCGGCCAAGGGGACGACGGCGGCCGACTTCGCCCCCACCCAATGGAACATCATCTATCTGCTGATGACCGTGGGCGCCCTGATGGCGGCGCTGTCCATTTCCATCCAGCCCCTGCTGCTGGACAAGATCTTCGGCATCGCCTTCGAAAAGGAAGGCGCCGTCAACGCCGATATCCAGGTGGTGGCGGAAATCGTCTCCATCGTCTGTGTGGGCTGGTTCGGCCTGCTGTCCGATCGCATCGGCCGGGTGCGGATCATCGCCCTGGGCTTCCTGATCGCCGTGGTCGGCGCGGCGGTATCGCTGCTCAGCCTTCAGGTAGGACTGGCCTTCGGCGCCGCCGGTCTGGTGCTGTTCTATCTGACCCGGGTACTGCTGACCGTGGGCGCCGATACCGTCCAGTTGCAGCTGTCCACCCTGGTGGGCGATGTGTCGTCGCGCGCCAACCGGCCGCGCCTCATGGGGAATCTGGTCTTCATGATGGTGTTCGGCGGCACCATGCTGGCCGCCATCGTCATGCAGATGGCCGATTATCCCGGCGGCGTCTTCCTCATCATGTGCCTGCCGCTGCTGGCCGGAATCGCCGGTTTCCAGCTGACACGGCGCAATCTGCGGGACGTGGCCCCGCCCCAGCCGGCCTCGGGAGACGACGAACATCCGCTGCGGCAGGTCTGGACGGTGATCACCAGCGATCCGCGCATGCAGCTGGCCTTCGCCGCCGCCTTCTACACCCGCGCCGACGTGATCATCCTCAGCCTGTTCTTCTCGCTGTGGTGCATTTCCGTTTCCGATCTGGTGGGGGTGACCCGCACCTTCGCCACCGCCCATGCCGCCGTGATGATCGGCCTGCTGGGGCTGGCGGTGCTGGCGGCGGTGCCGCTATGGCGCAGCTTCATAGAACGGCACAGCCGCATTTCCGCCATCGGCGCCAGCCTGTCCCTGGCGGCGCTGGGCTATATCTGGCTGGGCATGTTCGCCAATCCCTTCAACTGGCTGGTGGCGCTGCCGCTGCTGATGGTGGGAATCGGCCATGCGGGATGTTTCGTGACCCTTCAGGTTCTGACCGTGGACGCCTCGCCCAAGCCGATCCTGGGGGCCATGGTGGGAGCCGGTTATCTGGTCGGCGGCCTGGGAACCGTCATGCTGGTCCAAAGCGGCGGCTATTATTTCGACGCCCTCGGCCCCCGCGCCCCGTTCATCTTGATGGGAACGGGCAAGATGCTGGTGACCCTTTACGCCGCCTGGCTGCTGGCCAACGGCATCGACGAAACCTGCGACCATCATCTGAAATCGGCCCGCACCGTGGATTGGAAGCCGCTAGTGTTCCTGACCGCCGCGTTGCCCTTCGTCTGGCTGGTGGGACGCAGCGTCATCGAGGGCTATATCTCCAACGGGTCCCTGGGCGAGGCCCCCGTCGGCTTCGTCAACCGCTATCTCGGCGATTGGGCCTTCACCTTCTTGATTATTTCCCTGGCCATGCGTCCGGTCCAGGAAATCACCGGCATCAAGACCCTGGCCAAATACCGGCGCATGATCGGGCTGTTCGCCTTTTTCTACGCGGTGATGCACGTCTTGGCCTATATCGCCTTGGAATGGGCGCTCAATCTGGGCGACATGATGGGCGACATCTACAAGCGGCCGTTCATCTTGCTCGGTCTGGTGGCGTTCGCGCTGCTGATTCCACTGGCCTTCACCTCGGCCAACAGCCAGATCAAGCGGATCGGCGGCAAGCGCTGGAAGAAACTGCACAGTGCTACTTATGTGATCAACGCCCTGGTGGCGCTCCACTTCATCCTTGCCGCCAATCACGAAAACGGCGAACCCTATGTCTATGCGGCGGCCGTCATCGTTTTGCTGTGGTATCGCTTTCACCAGTGGCGGGGCGGGAACGTGCTGCGCGCCCTGCGGATCGGCTGA
- the mamY gene encoding liposome tubulation protein MamY → MLMGFNKAAFGKLNSASRAALIGAVIWAVLSIVYLTIFNGWKNLFTMLPHEFFIVLLSIALPIGLTVLILMLSRIVKSVDTLKSEVTTLSRNDVSSEGSVAMLADLFREHRAAIAAQVEAQVEATTQLIRLNQEGRALAAPAQASGTDEAMTLLAQLFREHREAVAAQLEAQASATAQLVQVTRDSRDGIVDELRSQRVLSQEITQELSQIAQSRTVAPAAPGLDPSQRIDRMRALAEVLGLALNDLSMTATQVLTEHLNAAHGDRDGTRKFISTLTTAYFAGDKNVFFRSLVQEAVNRSEQLRRCAEDTESVRQQISKILREAREIRSLVAACDPNDLVRIVFEDGELWALEKALAEHFLIDGSPVWTETAPDSGMD, encoded by the coding sequence ATGTTGATGGGGTTTAACAAGGCAGCCTTCGGCAAGTTGAATTCCGCCTCCCGCGCGGCCTTGATCGGCGCGGTCATTTGGGCTGTCCTGTCCATCGTCTATCTGACCATTTTCAATGGTTGGAAAAATCTCTTCACCATGCTTCCCCATGAATTCTTCATCGTGCTGCTGTCCATCGCCTTGCCGATCGGACTGACCGTCCTGATTCTCATGCTCTCGCGGATCGTGAAAAGCGTGGACACCTTGAAATCCGAGGTGACCACCCTGTCCCGGAACGATGTGTCGTCGGAGGGCTCCGTGGCCATGCTGGCCGACCTGTTCCGCGAGCATCGCGCCGCCATCGCCGCCCAGGTGGAGGCCCAGGTGGAAGCGACCACCCAGCTGATCCGGCTGAACCAGGAGGGCCGCGCCCTTGCCGCGCCCGCGCAGGCATCCGGCACCGACGAGGCCATGACCTTGCTGGCCCAGCTGTTCCGCGAGCATCGCGAGGCGGTGGCCGCCCAGTTGGAGGCCCAGGCCTCGGCCACCGCCCAGCTGGTCCAGGTGACCCGCGACAGCCGCGACGGCATCGTCGATGAGCTGCGCTCCCAGCGGGTGCTGTCGCAAGAGATCACCCAGGAATTGTCCCAGATCGCCCAAAGCCGCACCGTCGCGCCGGCGGCCCCCGGCCTCGACCCGTCGCAGCGGATCGACCGCATGCGGGCCTTGGCCGAGGTTCTGGGGCTGGCCCTCAACGATCTGTCCATGACCGCCACCCAGGTGCTGACCGAACATCTGAACGCCGCCCATGGCGACCGGGACGGAACGCGGAAATTCATCTCGACCCTGACCACAGCCTATTTCGCCGGCGACAAGAACGTCTTTTTCCGCAGCTTGGTCCAAGAAGCGGTCAACCGCTCGGAACAGCTGCGCCGTTGCGCCGAGGACACCGAAAGCGTCCGCCAGCAGATTTCCAAGATCTTGCGCGAAGCCCGCGAGATCCGCTCGCTGGTGGCCGCCTGCGATCCCAACGACCTCGTCCGTATCGTCTTCGAGGACGGCGAGTTGTGGGCCTTGGAAAAAGCCCTAGCCGAACACTTCCTGATCGACGGAAGCCCCGTCTGGACGGAAACCGCGCCCGATTCCGGCATGGACTGA
- the ftsZ gene encoding cell division protein FtsZ yields the protein MTIVRPRIVVIGVGGAGGNAVNNMIQSKIEGVEFIVANTDAQALGLSLTERRIQLGGRVTQGLGAGSRPDVGRAAAEESLEDIQDLIGDAHMVFITAGMGGGTGSGAAPVIARAAREQGILTIGVVTKPFHFEGKHRMHTADLGIEALQEELDTLIIIPNQNLFRVATERTTFADAFKMADGVLNSGVRSVTDLVVMPGLINLDFADIRIVMSEMGKAIMGTGEAAGEKRAIDAAEAAISNPLLGDTSIKGAKGVLINITGGMDMTLFEVDSAANRIREEVAAEANIIFGSTFDDALAGKMRVSVVATGIA from the coding sequence ATGACGATAGTCCGTCCGAGAATAGTGGTGATCGGCGTCGGCGGAGCCGGCGGCAACGCCGTCAACAACATGATCCAGTCCAAGATCGAGGGCGTGGAATTCATCGTCGCCAATACGGACGCCCAGGCGCTGGGGCTGAGCCTGACCGAGCGACGCATCCAACTCGGCGGCCGGGTTACCCAGGGATTGGGCGCCGGTTCGCGCCCGGACGTGGGCCGCGCCGCCGCGGAAGAAAGTCTCGAAGACATCCAAGACCTGATCGGCGACGCCCATATGGTGTTCATCACCGCCGGCATGGGCGGCGGCACCGGGTCGGGCGCGGCACCGGTCATCGCCAGGGCCGCCCGCGAACAGGGGATCCTTACCATCGGCGTGGTGACCAAGCCGTTCCACTTCGAAGGCAAGCACCGCATGCACACCGCCGATCTCGGCATTGAAGCCCTGCAAGAAGAGCTCGATACCCTGATCATCATCCCCAATCAGAACCTGTTCCGCGTCGCCACCGAGCGCACCACCTTCGCCGACGCCTTCAAGATGGCCGACGGCGTGCTCAATTCCGGGGTGCGCAGCGTCACCGATCTGGTGGTGATGCCCGGCCTGATCAACCTGGATTTCGCCGATATCCGCATCGTCATGAGCGAAATGGGCAAGGCCATCATGGGCACCGGCGAGGCCGCCGGCGAAAAGCGCGCGATCGACGCCGCCGAGGCCGCCATCTCCAACCCGCTGCTGGGCGACACCTCCATAAAGGGGGCCAAGGGCGTCCTGATCAACATCACCGGCGGCATGGACATGACCTTGTTCGAGGTGGACTCGGCCGCCAACCGCATCCGCGAGGAAGTGGCCGCCGAGGCCAACATCATTTTCGGATCCACCTTCGACGACGCCCTGGCCGGCAAGATGCGGGTTTCGGTGGTAGCCACCGGAATCGCCTGA